One window from the genome of Ovis canadensis isolate MfBH-ARS-UI-01 breed Bighorn chromosome 21, ARS-UI_OviCan_v2, whole genome shotgun sequence encodes:
- the LOC138427107 gene encoding tripartite motif-containing protein 64-like, with amino-acid sequence MDSDTLEAFQSELTCSICMNCFLDPVTIDCGHSFCHPCLSFCWEEGQTPRSCPECRGLSERPDFKTNIVLKRLASLARQARADHNHSSEEQICVTHQEAKGLFCEADQTLLCGPCSELPEHIAHSHSPIHRAAEESRGKFLKRMSSLWKMREEMQLTLNQEAKKTRSFKKYVTLRKVMIKFEYQRRHPLLQEEEKLHLEALKKEAKEICLQLKESVFRMTQYKERLKEMYRELTEMCQKPDTELLQVREEDVICFRADLAQMQKPQPVNPELTCWPVAGILDMLNKFRVDNVLTQTAIHHVSLDDASVMSGDDPHGMSRQLDGGASFVAWGAQAFSSGRHYWELEVTHFSSWILGVSKDILTSDTIIHINYEEAFLLFSEKVNDEYSLFTNSPPLVQFVKRPLGKIGVFLDYDNGAVSFYDVSRGSLIYSFLPSSISSPLKPFLCLRSP; translated from the exons ATGGATTCAGACACACTGGAAGCCTTCCAGAGCGAACTTACCTGCTCCATCTGCATGAACTGCTTCCTGGACCCCGTCACCATAGACTGTGGGCACAGCTTCTGCCATCCCTGTCTGAGCTTTTGCTGGGAAGAAGGCCAGACTCCAAGGAGCTGCCCTGAGTGCAGGGGACTATCAGAGAGGCCTGATTTCAAAACCAATATTGTCCTCAAGAGGCTGGCTTCCCTTGCCAGACAGGCCAGAGCTGACCACAACCACAGCTCTGAGGAGCAGATCTGTGTGACACACCAGGAAGCCAAAGGCCTCTTCTGTGAGGCTGACCAGACCCTGCTCTGTGGGCCCTGCTCTGAACTCCCTGAGCACATAGCTCATAGCCACAGTCCGATACACAGGGCTGCTGAGGAGTCCCGG GGAAAATTTCTGAAAAGAATGAGCTCTTTAtggaaaatgagagaagaaatgCAACTGACTCTGAATCAGGAAGCTAAAAAAACTCGGTCATTTAAG AAATATGTGACCCTAAGGAAGGTGATGATTAAATTTGAATATCAGAGGAGGCATCCATTGctccaggaggaggagaaacTGCATCTGGAGGCCCTGAAGAAAGAAGCCAAGGAAATTTGTCTACAACTCAAGGAGAGTGTGTTCAGAATGACTCAGTACaaagaaagactgaaagaaatgTACAGAGAGCTGACGGAGATGTGCCAAAAGCCGGACACGGAGCTGCTCCAGGTGAGAGAGGAGG ATGTCATTTGTTTCAGGGCCGACTTGGCACAGATGCAGAAGCCTCAGCCAGTGAACCCAGAGCTCACTTGCTGGCCTGTTGCTGGAATCCTAGACATGCTAAACAAATTCAGAG TGGATAATGTTCTGACTCAGACCGCCATTCACCATGTGAGCCTTGATGATGCAAGTGTGATGTCAGGAGATGACCCCCACGGCATGTCCAGACAGCTCGATGGTGGGGCGAGCTTTGTGGCCTGGGGAGCTCAGGCTTTCAGCTCCGGGAGGCACTACTGGGAGCTGGAAGTGACACACTTCTCCAGCTGGATTCTGGGGGTCAGTAAAGATATCTTGACAAGTGATACTATTATCCATATTAATTATGAAGAagcatttcttctgttttctgaaaagGTGAATGATGAGTATAGTCTCTTCACCAACTCCCCACCCTTAGTTCAGTTTGTAAAAAGGCCTCTGGGTAAGATTGGAGTTTTTCTGGATTATGACAATGGAGCTGTGAGCTTCTATGATGTTTCTAGAGGATCCCTCATATacagtttccttccttcctccatctcctcccctcTGAAGCCTTTCCTTTGCCTTAGGTCTCCATGA